One Dysosmobacter welbionis DNA segment encodes these proteins:
- a CDS encoding pyridoxal phosphate-dependent aminotransferase, translated as MKFSSKIQRCELSPMRKFLPYELAAEAKGRKIYHLNIGQPDIETPKAFFDAVKNFQDPVLAYAAAPGVSEFLTAVQGYYANLGIHLEQSDIYATAGGSEALQMALTCILDEGDEILIPEPFYPNYNTFVSVTGGVIRPIPTTPEEGYRYADRARIEPLINEHTRAILVTNPGNPTGVVLSPEEMRLMADIAKEHGLFLISDEVYREFVYGGEPLASMAQFDDAAENVVVVDSISKRFSACGARVGILVSRNRELMAQALKICQGRLCAATLDQLGAAALYGVGSDYFSAVREEYHRRRDTCMEGLSQIPGVVCECPKGAFYLMAKLPVDDTDKFQTWLLEEFQDNGETVMFAPGEGFYGTPGKGRDEVRLAYILKQADLRRAMEVLAHGIEAYNSRKL; from the coding sequence ATCTATCATCTGAATATCGGCCAGCCGGACATTGAGACGCCCAAGGCCTTCTTTGACGCGGTGAAGAATTTCCAGGACCCAGTGCTGGCCTATGCGGCGGCCCCCGGCGTGTCTGAGTTTCTGACGGCGGTGCAGGGCTACTACGCCAACCTGGGCATCCACCTGGAGCAATCGGACATCTACGCCACTGCCGGCGGCAGCGAGGCGCTGCAGATGGCCCTGACCTGCATTCTGGACGAGGGAGACGAGATCCTGATCCCGGAGCCCTTCTATCCCAATTACAACACCTTTGTCAGTGTCACCGGCGGCGTGATCCGGCCTATCCCCACAACTCCGGAGGAGGGCTACCGCTACGCCGACCGGGCGCGAATCGAGCCCCTGATCAACGAGCACACACGGGCCATCCTGGTGACCAACCCCGGCAACCCCACCGGCGTGGTCCTCTCCCCGGAGGAGATGCGCCTGATGGCGGACATCGCCAAAGAGCACGGCCTGTTCCTTATCAGCGACGAGGTGTACCGGGAGTTCGTCTACGGCGGCGAGCCTCTGGCCTCCATGGCCCAGTTTGACGATGCGGCCGAGAACGTGGTGGTGGTGGACTCCATCTCCAAGCGGTTCTCCGCCTGCGGCGCCCGGGTGGGCATCCTGGTGTCCCGGAACCGGGAACTGATGGCCCAGGCCCTGAAGATCTGCCAGGGACGCCTGTGCGCGGCCACGCTGGACCAGCTGGGCGCTGCCGCCCTGTACGGCGTAGGCTCCGACTACTTCTCCGCCGTGCGGGAGGAGTACCACAGGCGGCGGGATACCTGCATGGAGGGCCTATCTCAGATCCCCGGCGTGGTGTGCGAGTGCCCCAAGGGCGCTTTCTACCTCATGGCCAAGCTGCCGGTGGATGACACCGACAAGTTCCAGACCTGGCTGCTGGAGGAGTTCCAGGACAACGGGGAGACCGTCATGTTCGCACCCGGCGAGGGCTTCTACGGCACCCCCGGCAAGGGCCGGGACGAGGTCCGGCTGGCTTATATCCTGAAGCAGGCGGATCTGCGGCGGGCCATGGAGGTCCTGGCCCACGGCATTGAGGCATACAACAGCCGGAAGCTGTGA
- a CDS encoding MGMT family protein, whose protein sequence is MSGTVFGAFYDVVRRIPAGSVSTYGQVARLAGMPRSARLVGYAMASCQDPTVPCHRVVDRFGGTKAAFDTFAPGTQRALLEAEGVAFRLDGTVDLEQCLWTPES, encoded by the coding sequence GTGAGCGGCACAGTCTTCGGCGCATTCTATGACGTGGTCCGGCGGATCCCCGCCGGAAGTGTGTCCACCTACGGCCAGGTGGCGCGGCTGGCCGGGATGCCACGGAGCGCCCGGCTGGTGGGATATGCCATGGCGTCCTGTCAGGACCCAACCGTGCCCTGCCACCGGGTGGTGGACCGCTTCGGCGGCACCAAGGCGGCCTTCGACACCTTTGCCCCCGGCACCCAGCGGGCCCTGCTGGAGGCGGAGGGTGTGGCCTTTCGCCTGGACGGCACGGTGGATCTGGAACAGTGCCTCTGGACACCGGAATCATAA
- a CDS encoding carbon-nitrogen hydrolase family protein, which yields MRIALIQMPVLPDKVKNIQTACGKIREAAKNGADFAVLPEMFCCPYDNSCFGAYGEPEGGEAQTALSHLAAELGLYLVGGTVPELSEGRIYNTSYVYGPDGRQLAKHRKAHLFDIDVQGGQRFRESDTLSPGNAITTFETAFGTMGLCVCFDLRFEELARCMCLRGAKVIFVPAAFNMTTGPAHWELLFRQRAVDNQCFTVGVSPARDEQGSYVAYGNSIAVDPWGAVLCRAGAEETTLYADLDVERLEAVRAQLPILSARRTDLYEVREK from the coding sequence ATGCGCATTGCGCTGATCCAGATGCCGGTGCTTCCAGACAAAGTGAAAAATATCCAGACCGCCTGCGGCAAAATCCGGGAGGCGGCCAAGAATGGAGCGGACTTCGCCGTGCTGCCGGAGATGTTCTGCTGCCCCTACGACAACAGCTGCTTCGGCGCCTACGGCGAACCGGAGGGCGGCGAGGCCCAGACGGCCCTGTCCCACCTGGCAGCGGAGCTGGGGCTCTACCTCGTGGGCGGGACTGTGCCGGAGCTGTCGGAGGGCCGGATCTACAACACCAGCTACGTCTACGGCCCCGACGGCCGCCAGCTGGCCAAGCACCGGAAGGCCCACCTGTTTGATATCGACGTCCAGGGGGGACAGCGGTTCCGGGAGTCGGACACCCTCTCCCCGGGAAATGCCATCACCACCTTCGAGACGGCCTTCGGCACCATGGGGCTGTGCGTCTGCTTCGACCTGCGGTTCGAGGAGCTGGCCCGGTGCATGTGCCTGCGGGGGGCAAAGGTGATCTTCGTGCCGGCGGCCTTCAACATGACTACCGGCCCCGCCCACTGGGAACTTCTCTTCCGCCAGCGGGCAGTGGACAACCAGTGCTTCACCGTGGGGGTCTCCCCCGCCCGGGACGAACAGGGCTCCTACGTGGCCTACGGCAACTCCATCGCCGTGGATCCCTGGGGCGCCGTGCTCTGCCGGGCCGGGGCGGAGGAGACAACCCTGTACGCGGACCTGGACGTGGAACGGCTGGAGGCGGTACGGGCCCAGCTGCCCATCCTCTCCGCCCGGCGGACGGATCTGTATGAGGTGCGGGAGAAGTGA
- a CDS encoding YjbQ family protein, translated as MAVYTEKKTYHTKAHMGMIDVTEDFQHAVEEACRQHGISAGTVTGFTTGGVAGLTTLEFEPGIVNHDLKAALDVFSPYLDEKGRVVPYWHHETWHDDNGSSHIKAALLSPFITVPFVNGKITVGPWQNLTLIECDTRDRVRDIVFQVMGE; from the coding sequence ATGGCAGTTTACACGGAGAAAAAGACATACCACACCAAGGCCCACATGGGCATGATCGACGTGACGGAGGACTTTCAGCACGCAGTGGAGGAGGCATGCCGGCAGCACGGCATCTCTGCCGGGACGGTCACCGGCTTCACCACCGGCGGCGTGGCGGGCCTGACGACCCTGGAGTTCGAGCCGGGCATTGTGAACCACGACCTGAAGGCGGCGCTGGATGTGTTCTCCCCCTATCTGGATGAGAAGGGGCGGGTGGTGCCTTACTGGCATCATGAGACCTGGCATGACGACAATGGATCCTCCCACATCAAGGCGGCGCTGCTGTCCCCCTTCATCACGGTGCCTTTTGTGAACGGCAAAATCACCGTAGGGCCCTGGCAGAACCTGACCCTCATCGAGTGCGACACCCGGGACCGGGTGCGGGACATTGTGTTCCAAGTGATGGGAGAGTGA
- a CDS encoding APC family permease encodes MEKRYGLPTAICMVVGIVIGSGVFFKAEKVLQATKGNMPLGILAWGIVGAIMIICSYVFATMATRYEKVSGLVDYAEATVGRRYAYYVGWFMAVLYTPCLVSALAWISARYFCVLLGWDITGGACMTIAGAMLCLDHVLNALAPRQAGRFQVSTTVIKMIPLALMAACGAAVGMMNGRMAENFATMSTGAISTGEGLMASTVAVAFAYEGWILATSINAELRDAKRTLPRALVVGSFIVVLTYILYYIGLTGAVTTEELMASGEAAAKMAFQRVFGETAGTVVFVLIVISCLGTLNGLTLSCCRGMYALAVRNEGPMPELFRQVDPVTNMAGNSALVSLGLSALWLVYFYGANVGGPWFGAFSFDSSELPIITLYGMYVPMFIQFMRKSTDLNPFRRFVMPALALCACAFMVYAAFAGYGVTVLYYLVVYAAVMGIGWLFDRRKK; translated from the coding sequence ATGGAAAAGCGGTACGGCCTGCCCACGGCCATCTGCATGGTAGTGGGAATCGTCATTGGCTCCGGTGTGTTTTTCAAGGCGGAAAAGGTGCTCCAGGCCACCAAGGGCAACATGCCTCTGGGGATCCTGGCGTGGGGAATCGTGGGCGCCATCATGATTATTTGCTCCTATGTGTTCGCCACCATGGCCACCCGGTATGAAAAGGTCAGCGGCCTGGTGGACTACGCCGAGGCCACCGTGGGGCGGCGGTACGCCTACTACGTGGGCTGGTTCATGGCAGTGCTGTACACGCCCTGCCTGGTGTCCGCCCTGGCCTGGATCTCCGCCCGGTACTTCTGTGTACTGCTGGGCTGGGACATCACCGGCGGCGCCTGCATGACCATCGCCGGGGCGATGCTGTGCCTGGACCACGTGCTCAACGCCCTGGCACCCAGGCAGGCAGGCAGGTTCCAGGTGTCCACCACTGTTATCAAGATGATCCCCCTGGCGCTGATGGCCGCCTGCGGCGCGGCGGTGGGCATGATGAACGGCCGCATGGCGGAGAACTTCGCCACCATGAGTACCGGCGCCATCTCCACCGGCGAGGGGCTGATGGCCTCTACCGTGGCGGTAGCTTTCGCCTATGAGGGGTGGATCTTGGCTACCTCCATCAACGCGGAGCTGCGGGATGCCAAGCGGACCCTGCCCCGAGCCCTGGTGGTGGGCTCTTTTATCGTGGTGCTCACCTATATTCTCTACTACATCGGTCTCACCGGCGCAGTGACGACGGAGGAGCTGATGGCCAGCGGCGAGGCAGCGGCCAAGATGGCCTTCCAGCGGGTGTTCGGGGAGACGGCGGGCACAGTGGTGTTCGTGCTGATCGTCATCTCCTGCCTGGGGACCCTGAACGGCTTAACGCTCTCCTGCTGTCGGGGGATGTACGCTCTGGCGGTCCGGAACGAAGGACCGATGCCGGAGCTGTTCCGCCAGGTGGACCCGGTGACCAATATGGCGGGCAACTCCGCCCTGGTTAGCCTGGGCCTCTCCGCACTGTGGTTGGTGTACTTCTATGGCGCCAATGTGGGCGGACCCTGGTTCGGCGCCTTCAGCTTCGACTCCTCGGAGCTGCCGATCATCACCCTGTACGGCATGTATGTGCCCATGTTCATTCAATTCATGCGGAAGAGCACGGACCTGAACCCTTTCCGGCGGTTCGTCATGCCGGCTCTGGCCCTGTGCGCCTGTGCTTTTATGGTGTATGCCGCCTTTGCCGGGTATGGAGTGACCGTGCTGTACTATCTGGTGGTGTACGCCGCGGTCATGGGCATCGGCTGGCTGTTTGACCGGCGGAAAAAATGA
- a CDS encoding cation-translocating P-type ATPase: protein MKTEKTIWQKSREELFQELSSTPEGLTGAEAARRLEHYGPNELQEGGRKSVLRIFLEQFADFLVIILILAAVVSAILGDVESMAVILAVITMNAILGTVQTVKATASLDSLKQMSAPTAKVVRDGQVVQLPGREVTVGDVVVLEAGDSICADGRLLECASLKCAESALTGESLPVEKDLADIDGDVPLGDRKNMVFSGCFVTYGRARFLVTSTGMHTEMGRIAALLKSTEEKKTPLQVSLDQFGRKLSIGILVICALLFAVSVFLRGENVMNAFLFAVALAVAAIPEALSSIVTIVLSFGTQKMAREHAIIRKLQAVEGLGSVSVICSDKTGTLTQNKMTVKKLCTGGQIIPADGADFSRPEQRELLRAALLCSDATVNESGEVGDPTETALVRLGESYGFDEAEARGKYPRLAELPFDSDRKLMSTVHQLPDGLTMLTKGAVDVMLGRTRLSPEEKAEIERMNEELSQQGLRVLAFGKRMLTAPAIGLEDENDLQFLGLIAMMDPPREESKAAVGECIAAGIRPIMITGDHKVTASAIAKEIGILTPGTEAVEGAVIESMSDEELREFVPRVSVYARVSPEHKIRIVRAWQERGNLVAMTGDGVNDAPALKQADIGVAMGITGTEVAKDAAGMVLTDDNFATIVQAVKNGRNVYTNIKKAIQFLLSGNTAGILTVLYASLAGLPVPFAAVHLLFINLLTDSLPAIALGLEPHSDAVMQEKPRPRSEGILTKPFLLSVGTEGLVIALATIIAFHIGLASGGAAVASTMAFATLCLSRLFHGVNCKSGHPVLFTRAFWNNKFLLGAFAVGALLLAAVLLIPPLEPLFQVAELSIGLVGCIVGLAFGSMVVIQVLKAIRSMGKK, encoded by the coding sequence ATGAAAACGGAAAAGACTATCTGGCAGAAGAGCCGGGAAGAGCTGTTTCAGGAGTTGAGCAGCACCCCGGAGGGCCTGACTGGCGCGGAGGCCGCCCGCCGCCTGGAGCATTATGGCCCCAATGAGCTGCAGGAGGGCGGGAGGAAGAGCGTCCTGCGGATTTTTCTGGAGCAGTTCGCGGACTTTCTGGTAATCATTCTGATCTTAGCCGCCGTCGTCTCCGCCATCCTGGGGGATGTGGAGAGCATGGCGGTCATCCTGGCGGTCATCACCATGAACGCCATATTGGGCACGGTGCAGACGGTGAAGGCCACCGCGTCCCTGGACAGCTTGAAGCAGATGTCCGCCCCCACCGCCAAGGTGGTGCGGGACGGTCAGGTGGTCCAGCTCCCCGGCCGGGAGGTCACCGTGGGCGACGTGGTGGTGCTGGAGGCCGGCGACTCCATCTGCGCCGACGGCCGGTTGCTGGAGTGCGCCAGCCTGAAGTGCGCGGAGAGCGCCCTCACCGGCGAAAGCCTGCCGGTAGAGAAGGACTTGGCGGACATCGACGGCGACGTGCCGCTGGGAGACCGCAAGAACATGGTGTTCTCCGGCTGCTTCGTCACCTACGGCCGGGCCCGGTTCCTGGTGACATCCACCGGTATGCACACAGAGATGGGCAGGATCGCCGCCCTGCTGAAGAGCACGGAGGAGAAAAAGACCCCTCTTCAGGTGAGCCTGGACCAGTTCGGCCGCAAGCTCTCCATCGGCATTTTGGTCATCTGCGCCCTCCTCTTTGCCGTCAGTGTGTTCCTGCGGGGCGAGAATGTGATGAACGCCTTCCTCTTTGCCGTGGCCCTGGCAGTGGCCGCCATTCCGGAGGCCCTCAGCTCCATCGTCACCATCGTACTGTCCTTCGGCACCCAGAAGATGGCCAGGGAGCACGCCATCATCCGCAAGCTCCAGGCGGTGGAGGGCCTGGGCAGCGTGTCCGTCATCTGCTCCGACAAGACCGGTACCCTGACTCAGAACAAGATGACTGTGAAGAAGCTCTGCACCGGGGGCCAGATCATCCCGGCGGACGGGGCGGACTTCTCTCGCCCGGAACAGCGGGAGCTGCTGCGTGCCGCCCTGTTATGCAGCGACGCCACGGTGAACGAATCCGGAGAGGTGGGAGACCCCACAGAGACCGCCCTGGTGCGCCTGGGCGAGAGCTACGGCTTCGACGAGGCGGAGGCGCGGGGCAAGTATCCCCGTCTGGCGGAGCTGCCCTTTGACTCCGACCGGAAGCTGATGAGCACAGTCCACCAGTTGCCGGACGGCCTGACCATGCTGACCAAGGGGGCCGTGGACGTGATGCTGGGCCGCACTCGCCTCTCTCCGGAGGAGAAGGCGGAGATCGAGCGGATGAACGAGGAGCTGTCCCAGCAGGGCCTGCGGGTGCTGGCCTTCGGCAAGCGGATGCTGACCGCCCCCGCCATCGGCCTGGAGGATGAGAACGACCTCCAGTTCCTGGGCCTCATCGCCATGATGGACCCGCCCCGGGAGGAGTCCAAGGCGGCCGTCGGTGAGTGCATCGCCGCCGGTATCCGGCCCATCATGATTACCGGCGACCACAAGGTCACCGCCTCCGCCATCGCCAAGGAGATCGGCATCCTCACCCCCGGCACCGAGGCCGTGGAGGGTGCCGTTATTGAGTCCATGAGCGATGAGGAACTGCGGGAGTTCGTACCCAGGGTCAGCGTGTATGCCCGGGTGTCCCCGGAGCACAAGATCCGCATCGTCCGGGCCTGGCAGGAGCGGGGCAATCTGGTGGCCATGACCGGCGACGGCGTCAACGACGCCCCGGCCCTGAAGCAGGCGGACATCGGCGTGGCCATGGGCATCACCGGCACCGAGGTGGCCAAGGACGCTGCCGGTATGGTGCTGACGGATGACAACTTCGCCACCATCGTCCAGGCCGTCAAGAACGGCCGGAATGTTTATACCAACATCAAGAAGGCCATCCAGTTCCTGCTCTCCGGCAACACAGCAGGCATTCTGACGGTACTGTATGCCTCTCTCGCGGGGCTGCCGGTGCCCTTTGCAGCGGTACACCTGCTGTTCATCAATCTCCTGACGGACTCCCTGCCCGCCATCGCCCTGGGCCTGGAGCCCCACAGTGACGCGGTGATGCAGGAAAAGCCCCGTCCCCGCAGCGAGGGTATCCTGACAAAGCCCTTCCTGTTGAGCGTGGGCACGGAGGGCCTGGTGATCGCCCTGGCCACCATCATTGCCTTCCACATCGGCCTGGCCAGCGGCGGCGCTGCCGTGGCCAGCACCATGGCCTTTGCCACCCTATGCCTGAGCCGCCTGTTCCACGGCGTCAACTGCAAGTCCGGCCATCCGGTGCTCTTCACCCGGGCCTTCTGGAACAACAAGTTCCTGCTGGGCGCCTTCGCCGTCGGCGCGCTGCTGCTGGCGGCCGTGCTGCTGATCCCACCGCTGGAGCCTCTGTTCCAGGTGGCGGAGCTGTCTATCGGACTGGTGGGCTGCATTGTGGGGCTGGCCTTCGGCTCCATGGTGGTCATTCAGGTCTTAAAAGCCATCCGCAGCATGGGCAAGAAGTAA
- a CDS encoding MerR family transcriptional regulator, whose amino-acid sequence MEYTVKALADLAGVTPRTLRWYDRIGLLKPLRTTEAGYRLYGPAQLDRLQDILFYRELGLDLASIRTILDDPAFDRQAALQSHLAELEARRARLDDLILTVQRTINDIKGGTKMTDQEKFEAFKRRTVEANETAFGQEIREKYGDEEMDRANACVLALTQEEYAQWKSLGGEIHTALVTAVKAGADPAGPEGQRIAALHRRWLSYSWESYTPQAHVGLAELYVSDPRFTAYYDREVPGCAAFLRDAVRTYTGA is encoded by the coding sequence ATGGAATACACCGTCAAGGCGCTGGCCGATCTGGCCGGCGTCACGCCCAGGACTCTGCGCTGGTATGATCGGATTGGACTGCTGAAACCTCTGCGGACCACGGAGGCCGGATACCGCCTCTACGGCCCAGCGCAACTGGATCGCCTGCAGGACATCCTGTTCTACCGGGAGCTGGGACTGGACCTGGCCTCGATCCGGACCATTCTGGACGACCCGGCCTTTGACCGCCAGGCGGCGCTGCAGAGCCACCTGGCAGAGCTGGAGGCCCGTCGGGCCCGACTGGACGATCTGATCCTGACTGTCCAGCGAACGATTAACGACATCAAGGGAGGAACGAAGATGACCGATCAGGAGAAATTTGAAGCCTTCAAGCGCCGCACGGTAGAGGCCAATGAGACCGCCTTCGGGCAGGAGATCCGGGAGAAATACGGAGATGAGGAGATGGACCGGGCCAACGCCTGCGTCCTGGCGCTGACCCAGGAGGAGTATGCCCAGTGGAAGTCCCTGGGGGGTGAGATCCACACCGCTCTCGTCACAGCCGTGAAAGCAGGGGCGGACCCCGCCGGGCCGGAGGGCCAGCGGATTGCGGCGCTCCATCGGCGGTGGCTGTCCTACTCCTGGGAGTCCTACACGCCCCAGGCCCATGTGGGCCTTGCAGAGCTGTATGTGTCCGATCCCCGGTTCACCGCCTACTATGACCGGGAAGTCCCCGGCTGCGCCGCCTTTCTGCGGGATGCCGTCCGGACCTACACCGGCGCGTAA
- a CDS encoding NUDIX hydrolase has product MINSTLCYLERGDAYLMLHRVKKKGDLNHDKWIGVGGKFEDGESPEDCILRETWEETGLTLTDYRYRGLVTFVSDEAPTEYMHLFTATGWTGTPHPCDEGELAWIKKAELRGLPMWEGDKIFLRLLEENVPFFSLKLQYQGDRLDRAVLNGRRIV; this is encoded by the coding sequence ATGATCAATTCCACCCTCTGCTATCTGGAGCGGGGCGACGCTTACCTGATGCTCCACCGGGTGAAAAAGAAGGGCGATCTGAACCATGACAAATGGATCGGCGTGGGCGGCAAATTCGAAGATGGGGAGAGCCCCGAGGACTGCATCCTCCGGGAGACCTGGGAGGAGACGGGCCTGACGCTGACGGACTACCGCTACCGGGGCCTGGTGACCTTTGTGTCCGATGAGGCACCCACCGAGTATATGCACCTCTTCACCGCCACTGGCTGGACCGGCACGCCCCACCCCTGCGATGAGGGAGAGCTGGCCTGGATTAAAAAAGCGGAGCTGCGGGGCCTTCCCATGTGGGAGGGGGACAAAATTTTCCTCCGCCTGCTGGAGGAGAACGTCCCCTTCTTCTCCCTGAAGCTCCAATACCAGGGAGACCGGCTGGACAGGGCGGTGCTGAATGGGAGGCGGATTGTATGA
- a CDS encoding GNAT family N-acetyltransferase has product MIPALTLEPLSWDDLPEAAVLWADPAVIRWTNIAAPCTEAGAADRLEHLLDCQRGLPFSTVFALREGTAFRGLAGCPPVDTAAGIYGLFYQLLPACWGRGLGLAAAAEALRRLERLAPALVLADTVAENTASVRILERLGFVRTAVHHRAFCREGRMLDIWDYARRWAGPAETV; this is encoded by the coding sequence ATGATACCCGCTCTGACACTGGAGCCGCTGTCCTGGGACGATCTCCCAGAGGCGGCGGTTCTGTGGGCCGACCCGGCGGTGATCCGATGGACCAATATTGCTGCCCCCTGCACGGAGGCGGGGGCGGCAGACCGGCTGGAACACCTGCTGGACTGCCAGCGGGGGTTGCCGTTCTCCACGGTCTTTGCCCTCCGGGAGGGGACGGCATTCCGGGGACTGGCCGGCTGCCCGCCGGTGGATACGGCCGCCGGGATCTATGGGCTGTTCTACCAGCTGCTGCCCGCCTGCTGGGGCCGGGGCTTGGGACTTGCGGCTGCGGCGGAGGCACTGCGGCGCCTGGAACGGCTGGCACCGGCCCTGGTGCTGGCAGACACGGTGGCAGAGAATACCGCCAGCGTCCGAATTCTGGAGCGGCTGGGCTTTGTCCGCACCGCCGTCCACCACAGGGCTTTCTGCCGGGAGGGGCGGATGCTGGATATCTGGGACTACGCCCGCCGCTGGGCTGGTCCGGCGGAGACCGTCTGA
- a CDS encoding DUF3783 domain-containing protein: MSRKLLLFGFEELPTILAAAAAAGPFGAEVVPVARQDYNKPLAVLAGLDDDPGTVLPFNGGPLGGRMVVLCGLEDQVDCLLPALRQAGIGRDCLKAVLTPHNRTWTAVKLYQELLREHQAMNGR, from the coding sequence ATGAGCAGAAAACTGCTGCTGTTCGGCTTTGAGGAACTGCCCACCATTCTGGCTGCCGCGGCCGCCGCCGGGCCCTTCGGGGCGGAGGTGGTGCCGGTGGCCCGGCAGGACTACAACAAGCCCCTGGCGGTGCTGGCGGGGCTGGATGATGACCCCGGCACGGTACTGCCGTTCAACGGCGGCCCTCTGGGTGGGCGGATGGTGGTGCTGTGCGGCCTGGAGGACCAGGTGGACTGCCTTCTGCCGGCGCTGCGTCAGGCGGGGATCGGGCGGGACTGCCTGAAGGCGGTGCTGACGCCCCACAACCGGACCTGGACCGCTGTGAAGCTCTATCAGGAGCTGCTGCGGGAGCACCAGGCCATGAACGGGCGGTGA
- a CDS encoding DUF523 domain-containing protein, with protein sequence MRILISACLLGARCRYDGVSKLQPWISDLAERHILVPVCPEQLGGLPTPRPPAERRGDRVMTRDGGDVTAQYRRGAEEALRLCRLLGCEAALLKERSPSCGSGMVYDGTFTGVLTAGEGVTAELLRAQGIPVYGESRVAELADPI encoded by the coding sequence ATGCGGATCCTAATCTCTGCCTGTCTGCTGGGGGCCCGCTGTCGGTACGACGGGGTCTCCAAGCTCCAGCCCTGGATCTCTGATCTGGCGGAGCGGCACATCCTGGTCCCCGTCTGTCCGGAGCAGCTGGGGGGTCTGCCCACACCCCGTCCGCCGGCGGAGCGGCGGGGAGACCGGGTGATGACCCGGGACGGTGGCGATGTCACCGCCCAATACCGCCGGGGCGCGGAAGAGGCCTTGCGTCTCTGCCGCCTGCTGGGATGCGAGGCGGCGCTGCTGAAAGAGCGGAGTCCCTCCTGCGGCAGCGGGATGGTCTACGACGGCACCTTTACCGGCGTGCTGACGGCGGGAGAGGGTGTCACGGCGGAGCTGCTGCGCGCCCAGGGCATTCCGGTGTACGGAGAGTCCCGGGTGGCGGAGTTGGCGGACCCCATCTGA
- a CDS encoding biotin--[acetyl-CoA-carboxylase] ligase — translation MSRQDVLALLREQEGAFVSGEEISHRLGLSRAAIWKAVDALRREGYTVEARTGRGYRLLDAPDVLTEPEIRRFLGETARVGRTLVCLAEVDSTNLRARQLAAEGAADGTVVVADRQTAGRGRLGRSFQSPGGQGIYLTALLRPDLPPERLSPVTAMAGVAVCRAVERLCGVSPGLKWPNDPVLDGKKLCGILTELSLEGETARVQELVLGIGINVSQRPEDFTPEVREIATSLVQALGHAVSRPALAAEIIREVDRLCAALAAGETGPYLAEYRRRCVNLGRTVRLLRPDGGGETAEALDIDEEFGLVVRRPDGAVKTVRSGEVSVRGLYGYTE, via the coding sequence ATGAGCCGACAGGATGTCCTGGCCCTGCTGCGGGAACAGGAGGGGGCGTTCGTCTCCGGCGAGGAGATCAGCCACCGGCTGGGACTGAGCCGCGCGGCCATCTGGAAGGCGGTGGATGCGCTGCGGAGGGAGGGCTACACTGTGGAGGCCCGCACCGGCCGGGGCTACCGTCTGCTGGATGCGCCGGACGTGCTGACGGAGCCGGAGATCCGCCGCTTTCTGGGGGAGACGGCCCGGGTGGGCCGGACCTTGGTGTGTCTGGCAGAGGTGGACTCCACCAATCTCCGGGCCAGACAGCTGGCAGCGGAGGGCGCAGCGGACGGCACTGTGGTGGTGGCGGACCGCCAGACGGCTGGCCGGGGCCGACTGGGCCGGAGCTTTCAGTCCCCCGGCGGCCAGGGGATCTACCTGACGGCCCTGCTGCGGCCGGATCTGCCGCCGGAGCGGCTGTCGCCGGTGACGGCCATGGCTGGAGTAGCGGTGTGTCGGGCCGTAGAGCGGCTGTGCGGCGTCAGCCCCGGCCTGAAATGGCCCAACGATCCGGTGCTGGATGGGAAAAAGCTCTGCGGTATTTTGACCGAGCTCTCCCTGGAGGGGGAGACGGCCCGCGTGCAGGAGCTGGTGCTGGGCATCGGAATCAATGTCTCCCAGCGGCCGGAGGATTTCACGCCCGAGGTGCGGGAGATCGCCACCTCCCTGGTCCAGGCCCTGGGCCACGCTGTGTCCAGGCCCGCCCTGGCGGCGGAGATCATCCGGGAGGTGGACCGCCTCTGCGCAGCCCTGGCGGCAGGAGAGACTGGTCCTTATCTGGCCGAGTACCGGCGGCGGTGCGTGAATCTGGGCCGGACCGTGCGGCTGCTGCGCCCGGACGGAGGCGGCGAGACGGCGGAGGCATTGGACATCGATGAGGAATTCGGCCTGGTGGTGCGGAGGCCGGACGGCGCGGTGAAGACCGTGCGGTCCGGCGAGGTGTCCGTCCGGGGCCTGTACGGATATACAGAGTGA